A single region of the Podospora pseudopauciseta strain CBS 411.78 chromosome 1, whole genome shotgun sequence genome encodes:
- a CDS encoding hypothetical protein (EggNog:ENOG503P8FC): MSSPLTPEQIRQLSEQAQEFRPVNAFRRPSTFLSLAPSTSESYPRSQKQETSAPPLTAEALAAIPQKQDEQKRRASSLSSDASKFRFLKLGPVHWGEHQDGVKEDFYEVAVEE; the protein is encoded by the coding sequence ATGtcttcccccctcaccccagAGCAAATCCGCCAGCTCTCGGAGCAAGCCCAAGAGTTCCGCCCCGTGAATGCCTTCCGCCGGCCCTCAACCTTTTTGTCCctcgccccctccacctcggagTCGTACCCCCGCAGCCAGAAGCAAGAGACTTCTGCGCCCCCCCTCACAGCCGAGGCCCTCGCCGCCATTCCCCAGAAGCAAGACGAGCAGAAGCGCCGCGCCTCGAGCCTAAGCTCGGACGCCTCCAAGTTCCGGTTCTTGAAGCTGGGACCCGTCCACTGGGGCGAGCACCAGGACGGTGTCAAGGAGGACTTTTATgaggttgctgttgaggagtGA
- a CDS encoding hypothetical protein (EggNog:ENOG503PIKS) produces MESHDISAPNPQQTSITHNKFHYFFDLPPEIREQIVEHVCLHPGGVYVTNGHVISARGVGQTARDLLNDPTAFEPLVAGPPVNMMLTCTELYRIASGIYYGRNMFHLRLANQRSKTLKADQHGIRKVLMKTGKVDRLLLRSSDTQNDGNLGSVEGPRLSLRHVLVRIDRFGGAYLENKLIPALGYMILNGRLRRLEVEVPLGNEGLVRRASPHYGLFAPPQDAMRTTMSLRHNPVMKALLVVLSDPYLEKASMRVRKSDSPSFWCQCHAPEVGSGEKSDDKPPMCFLKHLPGETCCRRRFDSFDKKFWAEVNIPRLIQECGIDSAQFRIKKVEAPDPFS; encoded by the coding sequence ATGGAATCCCATGATATCAGCGCACCGAATCCACAGCAGACGAGTATAACACACAACAAGTTTCATTACTTTTTCGACCTACCTCCAGAAATCCGCGAACAGATAGTTGAGCACGTATGCCTCCATCCGGGGGGCGTATACGTCACCAACGGCCATGTGATCAGCGCTCGAGGCGTTGGCCAAACTGCCCGGGATCTCCTTAATGACCCTACTGCTTTCGAACCTCTCGTGGCAGGCCCGCCTGTAAACATGATGCTCACGTGTACGGAATTGTATAGAATTGCGAGCGGGATATACTACGGCAGGAATATGTTTCATCTTCGCTTGGCGAACCAACGGTCGAAAACACTAAAGGCCGACCAACATGGCATCCGGAAGGTCCTCATGAAGACAGGGAAAGTCGATaggttgctgctgaggagctCCGATACGCAGAATGACGGCAATCTTGGGTCAGTCGAAGGCCCAAGGCTGAGCTTGCGGCATGTCCTCGTTCGTATTGACCGGTTCGGAGGTGCCTACCTGGAAAACAAGTTGATACCTGCGCTGGGCTATATGATACTTAACGGAAGGCTTCGCCGCCTCGAGGTCGAAGTCCCTTTGGGCAACGAAGGCCTTGTCCGTCGCGCTTCACCACACTATGGCTTATttgcaccaccacaagaCGCTATGCGTACGACGATGTCTTTGAGGCACAACCCGGTGATGAAAGCGCTGCTGGTGGTTTTGTCGGACCCCTACCTGGAGAAGGCATCGATGAGAGTACGCAAATCGGACAGCCCTTCTTTCTGGTGCCAGTGCCACGCTCCCGAAGTCGGCTCAGGCGAGAAGTCTGACGATAAACCTCCGATGTGCTTCTTGAAGCACTTACCTGGCGAAACTTGCTGCCGACGTCGATTTGACAGCTTCGACAAGAAATTCTGGGCAGAGGTCAACATTCCGAGGCTGATTCAAGAATGCGGCATCGACTCGGCTCAGTTCAGGATCAAGAAGGTCGAGGCCCCAGACCCCTTCTCCTGA